A stretch of Bacillus pseudomycoides DNA encodes these proteins:
- a CDS encoding YhdT family protein, with translation MKDYHDDPRFRVAHKEALMGLGLAFINFIIWYGFAYGLGSKDPSEYTYVLGFPAWFFYSCIVGFVVVVILLILIVRFAFQDIPLDEEEKSEE, from the coding sequence ATGAAGGATTATCATGATGATCCACGCTTTCGAGTTGCCCATAAAGAAGCGTTAATGGGTCTTGGACTTGCTTTTATTAATTTTATAATATGGTATGGGTTTGCTTATGGGCTTGGTAGTAAAGATCCAAGTGAATATACATATGTATTAGGTTTTCCAGCATGGTTTTTTTATAGTTGTATAGTGGGCTTTGTAGTAGTAGTTATATTGCTTATTTTAATTGTGCGTTTTGCATTTCAAGATATTCCGCTCGATGAGGAAGAAAAAAGTGAGGAATGA
- a CDS encoding aldehyde dehydrogenase family protein has product MSQLAVNLHEKVEKFLQGTKKLYVNGAFVESASGKAFKTPNPATGETLAIVSEAGREDIHKAVVAARVAFDEGPWSRMSGAERSRLMYKLADLMEEHKEELAQLETLDNGKPIRETSAADIPLAIEHMRYYAGWATKIVGQTIPVSGEYFNYTRHEAVGVVGQIIPWNFPLLMAMWKMGAALATGCTIVLKPAEQTPLSALYLAELFEEAGFPKGVVNIVPGFGETAGQALVNHPLVDKIAFTGSTPVGKQIMRQASETLKRVTLELGGKSPNIILPDADLSRAIPAALSGVMFNQGQVCCAGSRLFIPKKMYDNVMADLVLYSKKLTQGAGLDPQTTIGPLVSEEQQKRVMGYIEKGIEEGAEVLVGGNKPYEQGYFVAPTVFADVNDEMTIAKEEIFGPVISALPFNDIDEVIERANKSSFGLAAGVWTENIKNAHYIASKVRAGTVWVNCYNVFDAASPFGGFKQSGLGREMGSYALNNYTEVKSVWVNLN; this is encoded by the coding sequence ATGAGTCAACTAGCTGTAAATCTTCATGAAAAAGTAGAAAAATTTCTTCAAGGGACAAAAAAATTATATGTGAATGGAGCATTCGTTGAAAGCGCTTCCGGAAAGGCGTTTAAAACTCCTAACCCAGCAACTGGTGAAACACTTGCAATTGTTTCGGAAGCTGGTCGCGAAGATATTCATAAAGCTGTAGTAGCTGCTAGAGTTGCATTTGATGAAGGACCTTGGTCACGTATGAGTGGTGCTGAACGCAGCCGCCTTATGTACAAGCTTGCTGATTTAATGGAGGAACATAAAGAAGAATTAGCACAGCTTGAAACGTTAGATAACGGAAAACCAATCCGTGAAACGTCAGCTGCAGATATTCCGCTTGCAATTGAACATATGCGCTATTATGCTGGCTGGGCTACAAAAATTGTCGGTCAAACAATTCCAGTCTCTGGTGAATATTTTAACTATACACGTCACGAAGCAGTTGGTGTTGTTGGTCAAATCATTCCATGGAACTTCCCGCTCCTTATGGCGATGTGGAAAATGGGCGCAGCACTTGCAACTGGCTGTACAATTGTTTTAAAACCTGCAGAACAAACACCTCTTTCCGCTTTATATTTAGCTGAATTATTTGAAGAAGCTGGATTCCCGAAAGGTGTTGTCAACATCGTACCAGGATTCGGTGAAACAGCTGGACAAGCTCTTGTGAATCACCCTCTTGTCGATAAAATTGCATTTACTGGTTCAACTCCTGTCGGTAAACAAATTATGAGACAAGCCTCTGAAACACTGAAACGAGTTACATTAGAACTTGGTGGTAAATCACCAAATATTATTTTGCCAGATGCTGATTTATCTCGTGCAATACCAGCTGCACTTTCTGGTGTTATGTTTAACCAAGGGCAAGTGTGCTGCGCAGGATCCCGTTTATTTATTCCAAAGAAAATGTATGACAACGTTATGGCTGACCTTGTGCTGTATTCGAAAAAATTAACACAAGGTGCAGGTCTGGATCCCCAGACAACAATTGGGCCTCTTGTTTCAGAAGAACAGCAAAAACGCGTTATGGGATACATTGAAAAAGGTATTGAAGAAGGCGCAGAAGTACTTGTTGGAGGAAACAAACCATACGAACAAGGTTATTTCGTCGCTCCAACAGTATTTGCAGACGTAAATGATGAAATGACAATTGCCAAAGAGGAAATTTTCGGACCTGTCATCTCCGCGTTGCCGTTTAATGATATTGATGAAGTAATTGAACGTGCAAATAAATCGTCATTTGGTTTAGCTGCAGGTGTATGGACAGAAAATATCAAAAATGCACATTACATTGCAAGCAAAGTCCGTGCTGGTACAGTATGGGTAAACTGTTATAACGTATTTGATGCAGCTTCTCCATTTGGTGGATTTAAACAATCCGGTCTTGGCCGCGAAATGGGATCTTATGCATTAAATAACTATACAGAAGTGAAGAGTGTTTGGGTGAACCTAAACTAA
- the fabG gene encoding 3-oxoacyl-ACP reductase FabG: MDFLHGKTAVVTGAAQGIGKEIACTFAKLGAKVLISDVNEEKLKKTAREFLDQGYEVSLYACDVSNQNEAKSLIEYAVQTFGELHILVNNAGITRDAMLHKMEKIAWEQVMQVNLTGVFYCMQPALLYMRQQQFGRIINISSISREGNIGQANYAATKAGVIGLTKTAAKEVGGFGITCNAICPGFMDTDMTKTIPDKVKEKMVGAIPVGRIGTPQDIANAAAFFASEYASYITGEVLNVSGGLQV, from the coding sequence ATGGATTTTTTACATGGGAAAACAGCTGTTGTAACAGGAGCTGCACAAGGAATAGGGAAGGAAATTGCTTGTACTTTTGCAAAGTTAGGTGCAAAGGTGTTAATCAGTGATGTAAATGAGGAGAAATTAAAAAAAACAGCAAGAGAGTTTTTAGACCAAGGATATGAAGTAAGTTTATACGCATGTGATGTGAGTAATCAAAACGAAGCGAAATCATTAATTGAATACGCAGTTCAAACATTTGGGGAATTACATATTTTAGTGAATAATGCAGGGATTACAAGAGATGCGATGTTACATAAAATGGAAAAAATAGCTTGGGAGCAAGTAATGCAAGTAAACTTAACAGGTGTGTTTTATTGTATGCAACCGGCACTTCTTTACATGAGGCAGCAACAATTTGGACGTATCATCAATATTTCTTCCATTAGTAGGGAAGGGAATATTGGGCAAGCGAATTATGCTGCAACGAAAGCGGGTGTCATTGGATTAACAAAAACGGCAGCAAAAGAAGTGGGTGGATTTGGTATTACTTGTAATGCCATTTGTCCAGGGTTTATGGATACAGATATGACAAAAACAATACCAGATAAAGTGAAAGAGAAGATGGTTGGTGCAATCCCAGTTGGAAGAATTGGAACGCCACAAGATATCGCGAATGCAGCGGCCTTTTTCGCTTCAGAGTATGCTTCTTATATTACAGGCGAGGTATTAAATGTGAGTGGTGGCTTGCAAGTGTAA
- a CDS encoding YfhD family protein, translating into MNKKNLGQSKTSDGIDVEFSRELADHDDLEANARADAADARQKRQSTRK; encoded by the coding sequence ATGAACAAAAAGAACCTAGGACAGAGCAAAACTTCTGATGGCATCGATGTAGAGTTCTCTCGTGAGCTTGCTGATCACGATGACTTAGAAGCAAATGCACGTGCTGACGCCGCCGATGCACGTCAAAAACGCCAGTCAACAAGAAAATAA
- a CDS encoding prenyltransferase/squalene oxidase repeat-containing protein, with product MLLYEKVHEEVERKISALQAMQQQDGTWRFCFEGSPLTDCHMIFLLKLLGQDQEIEPFVARLATLQTDEGTWKLYEDEHVGNLSTTIQAYAALLASKMYTKEDINMRRAEAFIRKQGGVTKAHFMTKFLLALHGGYKYPSLFHFPTPMLFLPEDSPLSIFELSSSARIHLIPMMICMNKRFTVSKRMLPNLDYISGGSKKQWFREERSPLFQTLLRDVTKFLSYPLSLHHKGDRAAERFMIERIDTNGTLYSYASATFYMIYALLALGHSIQSPLISNAVLGLKSYIWNMNKGTHLQNSSSTVWDTALLSYSLQEAGVPHDNQMIQKATDYLLQKQHKEKKDWSVHVPSLDAGGWGFSDVNTTIPDIDDTTGALRAIARSREGNQRIEEAWRKGIEWVKGLQNIDGGWAAFERGVTSHFLTHLPLDNAGDMTTDPSTSDITGRVLEFFGTYAPHQLKDDQKDRAIKWLMQAQEKNGSWYGKWGVCYIYGTWAALTGLRAVGVPSNHTALQKAATWLERIQHNDGGWGESCRSSIEKHFISLPFSTPSQTAWALDALIAYYDTETPTIRKGISYLLTQSMQNQDYPTGIGLSGGFYIHYHSYHHIFPLLTFAHYIKKYRK from the coding sequence GTGTTATTATATGAAAAAGTGCATGAAGAAGTTGAGAGGAAAATTTCTGCACTACAAGCGATGCAACAACAAGATGGAACGTGGCGCTTTTGTTTTGAAGGTTCACCATTAACAGATTGTCATATGATTTTTTTACTTAAATTATTAGGCCAAGATCAAGAGATAGAGCCATTTGTTGCAAGACTAGCAACTCTTCAAACAGATGAAGGAACTTGGAAACTCTACGAAGATGAGCATGTTGGTAATTTATCGACCACCATTCAAGCATATGCGGCCTTACTTGCTTCTAAAATGTATACGAAAGAAGATATAAATATGAGGCGTGCGGAAGCGTTTATTCGGAAACAGGGTGGTGTTACAAAGGCTCACTTTATGACGAAGTTTTTATTAGCGCTCCATGGAGGATATAAATACCCTTCCTTATTTCACTTTCCAACACCTATGTTATTTTTACCTGAAGATTCCCCGCTTAGTATATTTGAGTTAAGTAGTTCCGCACGTATTCACCTCATTCCGATGATGATTTGTATGAATAAACGATTTACCGTTTCCAAAAGAATGCTTCCTAATTTAGATTACATTTCAGGTGGGAGTAAAAAGCAGTGGTTTCGTGAAGAACGTTCACCATTGTTTCAAACGCTGCTTAGAGATGTGACGAAATTTTTATCATATCCGTTATCTTTGCATCATAAAGGAGACAGAGCAGCAGAGCGTTTTATGATTGAGCGGATTGATACAAATGGAACATTATACAGTTATGCAAGTGCTACATTTTATATGATTTATGCATTGCTTGCACTTGGGCATTCGATTCAGTCACCGCTTATTTCCAATGCAGTATTAGGGTTGAAATCTTATATATGGAATATGAACAAGGGGACGCATCTTCAAAATTCATCATCTACAGTGTGGGATACAGCTTTACTAAGTTATTCGTTGCAAGAAGCAGGTGTACCACATGATAACCAAATGATTCAAAAAGCGACAGATTATTTGTTGCAAAAACAACATAAGGAGAAAAAAGATTGGAGTGTGCATGTTCCATCACTAGACGCTGGAGGTTGGGGCTTTTCTGATGTGAATACAACAATTCCAGATATTGATGATACAACAGGTGCCCTAAGAGCGATAGCACGAAGCCGAGAAGGAAATCAAAGAATAGAAGAAGCTTGGAGAAAAGGCATTGAATGGGTCAAAGGGTTACAAAATATTGATGGAGGCTGGGCAGCTTTTGAAAGAGGTGTAACGAGTCATTTTCTGACTCATTTACCACTTGATAACGCAGGAGACATGACTACGGACCCATCTACGTCAGATATTACAGGTAGGGTGTTGGAGTTTTTTGGAACATATGCTCCGCACCAGCTAAAAGATGACCAAAAGGATCGAGCAATTAAATGGTTAATGCAAGCACAGGAGAAGAATGGATCATGGTATGGAAAATGGGGGGTGTGTTACATATACGGTACTTGGGCAGCCCTCACAGGTTTACGTGCTGTAGGAGTTCCATCTAATCATACAGCTTTACAAAAAGCAGCTACATGGTTAGAGCGCATTCAACATAACGATGGAGGTTGGGGAGAGTCTTGCAGGAGTAGTATAGAAAAGCATTTTATTTCGTTACCGTTTAGTACACCATCACAAACGGCATGGGCACTCGATGCGCTTATTGCTTATTATGATACAGAAACACCAACCATTCGAAAAGGGATTTCTTATTTACTTACACAGTCAATGCAGAATCAAGATTATCCTACAGGCATAGGTTTATCAGGTGGATTTTACATTCACTACCATAGCTATCATCATATATTTCCACTCCTTACTTTTGCTCATTATATAAAAAAATATAGAAAATAA
- a CDS encoding divergent PAP2 family protein, with product METILHNDPLMAAIISWFLAQLTKVIFKLVKTKEFDFAQFFASGGMPSSHSSTVTALATGVGMVEGITSAVFAIAVIFAIIVMYDASGVRLAVSKQAKILNDFFHGRQTEYKKLNELVGHTPYQVVVGAILGIVVGIGYCL from the coding sequence ATGGAAACAATTTTACATAATGATCCGCTTATGGCAGCTATAATTTCATGGTTTTTGGCGCAATTAACGAAAGTTATTTTTAAGTTAGTAAAGACAAAAGAGTTTGATTTTGCACAGTTTTTTGCTTCTGGTGGAATGCCAAGCTCTCATTCTTCAACAGTTACAGCGTTAGCAACAGGTGTTGGGATGGTGGAAGGAATCACGAGTGCAGTTTTTGCTATAGCAGTCATTTTTGCTATTATTGTCATGTACGATGCTTCAGGGGTAAGGCTCGCGGTAAGTAAACAGGCGAAGATTTTAAATGATTTTTTTCATGGCAGACAAACCGAATATAAAAAGCTGAATGAGCTTGTTGGACACACGCCTTATCAAGTGGTTGTCGGAGCTATTTTAGGAATTGTTGTTGGAATTGGATATTGTTTATGA
- the rarD gene encoding EamA family transporter RarD, which translates to MESQKALQKQGVLYAAGAYMMWGVLPIYWKWVGEVPAEEILAHRIVWAFVFMLLILGVSRRLGQFQSELVSLFKRPKLLISLMIASVLISGNWFVYIWAVNQNHIIEASLGYYINPLVSILLGTVVLKEKLNFWQYVAVGLAGIGVIILAFRYGSIPWIALSLAFTFGLYGLTKKLLNYDAMIGLTMETMIVTPLAFIYLVMIGEHGFGSFGSISFTSTLILMGAGIVTALPLFYFAKGAQLIPLYMIGFLQYISPTINLILGVFVFHEHFTSAHMTAFFFIWVALLIFSVAKTKFLLRKQPKFLKNKSAKVS; encoded by the coding sequence ATGGAGAGTCAAAAAGCACTGCAAAAGCAAGGGGTTTTATACGCAGCTGGTGCTTATATGATGTGGGGAGTTCTTCCGATTTACTGGAAATGGGTGGGGGAAGTTCCTGCAGAAGAGATATTAGCACATCGTATTGTTTGGGCATTTGTTTTTATGTTACTAATTTTGGGAGTATCTAGACGATTGGGGCAATTTCAGAGTGAACTTGTGAGTCTTTTTAAACGACCTAAATTATTAATTTCATTAATGATCGCTTCCGTTTTAATTAGTGGGAATTGGTTTGTGTACATATGGGCTGTGAATCAGAATCATATCATTGAAGCGAGTCTTGGTTATTATATTAATCCTCTTGTAAGTATTTTACTTGGTACAGTTGTTTTGAAAGAAAAACTTAACTTTTGGCAATATGTTGCAGTTGGTTTAGCAGGAATAGGTGTTATTATTTTAGCGTTTCGATACGGTTCAATTCCATGGATTGCTCTTTCACTGGCATTTACATTTGGGTTATATGGGTTAACCAAGAAATTGCTGAATTATGATGCAATGATAGGACTTACGATGGAAACAATGATTGTGACGCCTCTTGCATTCATTTATTTAGTTATGATTGGTGAGCATGGTTTTGGTTCGTTTGGCTCTATTTCGTTTACTTCAACGCTAATTTTAATGGGAGCAGGGATTGTTACTGCATTACCACTTTTTTATTTTGCAAAAGGAGCACAACTTATTCCGCTATATATGATTGGATTTTTACAATATATTTCTCCGACTATTAATCTTATTTTAGGTGTTTTTGTGTTCCATGAGCATTTTACATCGGCTCATATGACAGCATTTTTCTTTATTTGGGTTGCATTATTGATATTTTCGGTGGCAAAAACAAAGTTTTTGCTTCGGAAGCAACCAAAGTTTCTTAAAAATAAATCAGCAAAAGTATCATAA
- a CDS encoding DUF1294 domain-containing protein: protein MFVKCMYILCISVIAFSMMGLDKRKAVKKQWRTPESTLFLVSAAGGAIGTWIGMYVFHHKTHKNKFKIGIPLLVAITSYVLWVI from the coding sequence ATGTTCGTAAAATGTATGTATATATTGTGTATTAGTGTCATTGCTTTTTCGATGATGGGACTTGATAAACGTAAAGCAGTGAAAAAACAATGGCGTACCCCTGAGAGTACATTGTTTTTAGTGTCTGCAGCAGGAGGAGCAATCGGAACGTGGATTGGAATGTATGTTTTTCACCATAAAACTCATAAAAATAAATTTAAAATTGGTATACCGCTTCTTGTTGCTATAACTTCATATGTTTTATGGGTAATTTAG
- a CDS encoding APC family permease, with translation MSLLIKKEMNEEKKRVLNQTLGAFDLTLLGIGAIIGTGIFVLTGIVAAKHAGPAIVLSFVLAAIVCACVAFCYAEFASAVPVSGSVYSYTYITLGEIFAFIVGWCVMLEYLLATSAVAAGWSAYFQSLLLGFHIKIPTLFASAPGMGKGGIIDLPAVFIILVVTFLLSRGAKESARINNIMVIIKLAVILGFIIVGGQYVKPENWQPFLPFGFHGVIGGAATVFFAFLGFDAVATAAEEVKRPQRNVPIGLLVSLCICTILYIGVSFILTGMVPFTELNVADPVAYALRVVGEDKIAGLLSVGAIAGLTTVLLVAMFAFVRVSYSMSRDGLLPKKLSSVHKRFQTPFLNTWITGILAALLAGLVDLNLLANLVNVGTITAFIFVCIAVIVLRKTNPNIERPFRAPLVPLLPIMSIISCMYLALNLSKVTLISFMVWVMIGILVYFVYAKKHSNVRKRNGA, from the coding sequence ATGAGTCTACTAATTAAAAAGGAAATGAATGAAGAAAAGAAAAGGGTATTGAACCAAACGTTAGGAGCATTTGACTTAACTCTTTTAGGAATCGGGGCAATTATTGGAACTGGTATTTTTGTATTAACAGGTATTGTGGCAGCGAAACATGCTGGCCCGGCAATTGTTCTATCTTTTGTATTGGCTGCAATTGTTTGTGCCTGTGTGGCATTTTGTTATGCTGAATTTGCTTCTGCTGTTCCAGTATCCGGTAGTGTATATTCTTATACATATATTACATTAGGAGAAATTTTTGCTTTTATAGTTGGTTGGTGTGTCATGTTAGAGTATTTATTAGCGACCTCTGCGGTAGCAGCTGGGTGGTCCGCTTATTTTCAATCATTACTTCTAGGATTTCATATTAAAATTCCTACTCTTTTTGCCTCGGCACCGGGCATGGGAAAAGGTGGAATCATTGATTTACCTGCAGTTTTTATTATTTTAGTTGTTACATTTTTATTAAGTCGTGGCGCAAAAGAAAGTGCGCGTATTAACAATATAATGGTTATTATTAAACTTGCTGTTATTTTAGGATTTATTATTGTAGGTGGACAATATGTGAAACCAGAGAATTGGCAACCATTTCTTCCGTTTGGATTTCACGGTGTTATTGGAGGAGCGGCTACTGTGTTTTTTGCCTTTTTAGGTTTTGATGCAGTTGCTACAGCAGCTGAAGAAGTGAAACGCCCACAACGCAATGTTCCAATTGGTCTTCTTGTATCGTTATGTATTTGTACAATTCTTTATATTGGTGTTTCATTTATTTTAACAGGAATGGTACCATTTACTGAATTGAATGTAGCTGATCCAGTTGCATATGCATTGCGTGTTGTAGGAGAGGATAAAATTGCAGGTTTGTTATCAGTAGGAGCCATTGCTGGTTTAACTACAGTTCTTTTGGTAGCCATGTTTGCTTTTGTACGGGTATCTTACTCAATGAGTCGTGATGGATTACTTCCAAAGAAGCTTTCAAGTGTGCATAAACGTTTTCAAACACCATTCCTTAATACGTGGATTACAGGAATTCTCGCAGCGCTTTTAGCGGGGCTGGTAGATTTGAATTTATTGGCGAATTTAGTGAATGTGGGAACGATAACAGCTTTTATATTTGTATGTATTGCGGTAATTGTACTGCGTAAAACAAACCCAAATATTGAAAGACCATTTCGTGCACCATTGGTTCCTTTATTACCGATAATGTCAATAATAAGTTGTATGTATTTAGCTTTAAATCTTTCTAAAGTAACTTTAATCAGTTTTATGGTTTGGGTTATGATAGGTATTTTGGTTTATTTTGTGTATGCTAAAAAGCATAGTAATGTAAGAAAAAGAAATGGCGCATAA
- the brnQ gene encoding branched-chain amino acid transport system II carrier protein — translation MANKVPFSRVLVIGLMLFALFFGAGNLIFPAMLGQAAGHNVWIATTGFLITGVGLPLLGVLAFGISDSDDLQTLANRVHPWFSAVYTFILYLAIGPLFALPRAGSVSFEIGVKPFLSNGTETVALLIFTIIFFSITCWFSFNPTKIVDVVGKLLTPIKLTFIGILVVAAFVQPIGPIHAPTKEFVNNSFFKGFQEGYLTMDTLASFVFGIIIINAIKEKGTYDKKEIVSVCAKAAGIAAIVLTIVYTSLSYMGAASVSKLGHLTNGGEVLAKVANYYFSSLGNLLLGLMITVACLTTSVGLVTSCSSYFHKVFPKISYKTFAVMLSVFSALIANLGLTELIAVSVPVLTAIYPLAIMLIVLTFLHPIFKGRTEVYQWSLLLTFVVSLFDGLNAANIPIQAINGAFSKILPLYDAGLGWICPAFIGGCIGYFIYVFRMKFITSTPKTNH, via the coding sequence TTGGCAAATAAAGTACCCTTTTCTCGTGTCCTTGTAATCGGCCTTATGTTATTTGCACTGTTTTTTGGTGCTGGAAATTTAATTTTCCCAGCTATGTTAGGACAAGCAGCTGGGCATAATGTGTGGATTGCTACTACTGGATTTTTAATTACAGGAGTAGGTCTTCCTTTGCTAGGCGTTCTAGCATTTGGCATTTCTGATAGTGATGATTTACAAACATTAGCGAATCGTGTTCATCCTTGGTTCAGTGCTGTGTACACATTTATTCTTTATTTAGCAATTGGTCCGTTATTTGCACTCCCTAGAGCTGGAAGTGTTTCTTTTGAAATAGGTGTAAAACCATTTTTATCTAACGGAACAGAAACGGTTGCATTACTTATTTTCACAATCATTTTCTTTAGTATTACATGTTGGTTCTCATTTAATCCAACGAAAATTGTAGATGTTGTTGGGAAACTTTTAACACCTATCAAACTTACATTCATCGGGATTTTAGTAGTTGCAGCGTTTGTCCAACCAATCGGCCCTATTCATGCACCTACAAAAGAATTTGTGAACAATTCTTTTTTTAAAGGTTTCCAAGAAGGCTACTTAACAATGGATACACTTGCATCTTTTGTATTCGGTATTATTATTATCAATGCTATAAAAGAGAAGGGTACTTATGATAAAAAAGAAATAGTGAGCGTTTGTGCAAAGGCTGCTGGTATTGCAGCAATTGTATTAACAATTGTCTATACTTCCCTTTCTTATATGGGAGCCGCTAGCGTATCTAAACTAGGGCACTTAACAAATGGAGGAGAAGTATTAGCTAAAGTAGCTAATTATTATTTTAGTTCTTTAGGAAATTTATTGTTAGGCTTAATGATTACTGTTGCATGTTTAACAACAAGCGTTGGACTTGTAACATCATGCTCTTCATACTTCCATAAAGTATTCCCGAAAATATCTTATAAAACATTTGCTGTTATGCTTTCTGTTTTTAGCGCATTGATTGCAAATCTTGGTTTGACAGAATTAATTGCGGTTTCTGTTCCAGTACTTACAGCGATATATCCACTAGCAATTATGCTAATCGTTTTAACATTTTTGCACCCTATATTTAAAGGTAGAACAGAGGTATATCAATGGAGCTTACTCCTAACTTTTGTCGTTAGTTTGTTTGATGGACTAAACGCAGCAAATATACCTATTCAAGCAATCAATGGAGCTTTTTCTAAAATTCTTCCTTTATACGATGCAGGTTTAGGCTGGATCTGTCCTGCATTTATTGGAGGGTGTATTGGTTACTTCATTTATGTATTCCGAATGAAATTCATTACTAGTACTCCGAAAACGAATCATTAA
- a CDS encoding phosphonate ABC transporter permease — translation MPFLGSVYQIFGLYPEIYHAMISMEMQEEELHNEHVEKNNTEIEMED, via the coding sequence GTGCCATTTTTAGGAAGCGTGTATCAAATATTTGGATTATATCCAGAGATTTACCATGCAATGATTTCTATGGAAATGCAGGAAGAAGAATTGCATAATGAGCATGTGGAAAAGAACAATACAGAAATAGAAATGGAAGATTAA